From Fibrobacter sp. UWB13, the proteins below share one genomic window:
- the nuoB gene encoding NADH-quinone oxidoreductase subunit NuoB — protein sequence MGIINLAPKILDPIPGGKYVVNAIDYVVNWARANSIWPLTYGTSCCAIEMMSSSMARYDIARFGSEVFRSSPRQADLFILAGTITRRMAPAIQMLWEQIPGPKYVIAMGACTISGGPFIYDNYSVVRGAQNLIPVDVFVPGCPPRPEALFHGLLTLREKILKETCRNPWHEGEPKDVSTMDRYREAAKTWAALEEMKDEQMAEARAKFKEENPDYKSAFKPIRVKKPDFPEVERVPAKRFGMTQLELFTKLRAKFPNVTVHTRGEDTPEDVVAKMPADCPLEVMLEKEDYLNVVEFVKNDPEFKMDYLIDVTAIDYDDHFDMVTMLRSLEIGHKIFLCVQLKKDFSIDEEKRPTSLLASVPTISHLYPGAEIKEREVYDMFGIKFENHPDLRRIFLDKDFVGYPLRKDFAHPEMIRRPI from the coding sequence ATGGGAATAATCAATTTAGCTCCAAAGATTTTGGACCCGATTCCCGGTGGAAAGTACGTTGTAAACGCCATCGACTATGTTGTGAACTGGGCCCGTGCAAACTCCATTTGGCCTCTGACATACGGTACTAGCTGCTGCGCCATCGAAATGATGTCGAGTTCTATGGCTCGTTATGACATTGCCCGTTTTGGCTCTGAAGTGTTCCGCTCGTCCCCGCGACAGGCGGACTTGTTTATTTTGGCAGGTACGATTACCCGCCGCATGGCACCCGCCATCCAGATGCTTTGGGAACAAATTCCCGGTCCGAAATACGTCATCGCCATGGGCGCCTGCACGATTAGCGGTGGCCCGTTCATCTACGACAACTATTCTGTTGTTCGTGGCGCACAGAACTTGATTCCGGTCGATGTGTTCGTTCCCGGCTGCCCGCCGCGCCCCGAAGCACTCTTCCACGGACTTTTGACGCTCCGCGAAAAAATTCTCAAGGAAACATGCCGCAACCCGTGGCACGAAGGCGAACCGAAAGACGTTTCGACGATGGATCGCTATCGCGAAGCCGCAAAGACTTGGGCCGCTCTCGAAGAAATGAAAGACGAGCAGATGGCCGAAGCCCGCGCGAAGTTCAAGGAAGAAAATCCAGACTACAAGAGCGCCTTCAAGCCGATTCGCGTCAAGAAGCCGGATTTCCCGGAAGTGGAACGCGTACCCGCCAAGCGCTTTGGCATGACGCAGCTCGAGCTTTTCACAAAGCTCCGCGCCAAGTTCCCGAACGTGACCGTGCATACCCGCGGTGAAGACACTCCAGAAGATGTCGTCGCCAAGATGCCTGCGGATTGCCCGCTCGAAGTCATGCTCGAAAAGGAAGATTACCTGAACGTCGTTGAATTTGTCAAGAATGATCCTGAATTCAAGATGGATTACCTGATTGACGTGACCGCCATTGACTACGACGACCACTTCGACATGGTGACAATGCTCAGAAGCCTTGAAATCGGCCACAAGATTTTCCTTTGCGTGCAGCTCAAGAAAGACTTCTCGATTGACGAAGAAAAACGCCCAACATCGCTCCTCGCTAGCGTCCCAACAATCTCGCACCTCTACCCCGGTGCAGAAATCAAGGAACGCGAAGTTTACGACATGTTCGGCATCAAGTTTGAAAACCACCCCGACCTTCGCCGCATCTTCTTGGACAAGGACTTCGTGGGTTACCCGCTCCGTAAAGACTTTGCTCACCCGGAAATGATTAGGAGGCCTATATGA
- a CDS encoding DJ-1 family glyoxalase III, which translates to MQILVLLADGFEETEFVVPVDLWRRAGFKVTIASVSGADLVNGLHGLKIQSDVALNKLEPTDFDAVFLPGGGVGVQNLKASAAVENAICSLNDDNKWILAICAAPTVLSKARILVDRKATCYPGCETDLVCSEFSTDRVVVDGNIITSRGPGTAEEFALKCIAEMGSTELSEQIQRQIVAR; encoded by the coding sequence ATGCAAATTCTCGTTCTGCTGGCAGATGGTTTTGAAGAAACCGAATTCGTTGTTCCTGTTGATTTGTGGCGCCGTGCCGGTTTTAAGGTGACTATTGCGTCTGTTTCGGGGGCTGATTTAGTCAATGGTCTTCATGGGCTCAAAATCCAGTCCGATGTTGCTTTGAATAAACTTGAACCGACCGATTTCGATGCTGTTTTCTTGCCGGGTGGCGGTGTTGGCGTGCAGAATCTCAAGGCAAGTGCTGCTGTTGAAAATGCAATTTGCAGCCTCAATGATGATAATAAATGGATTTTGGCTATTTGCGCCGCTCCGACGGTACTCAGCAAGGCTCGAATTCTTGTCGACAGAAAGGCTACGTGTTATCCTGGCTGCGAGACCGATCTTGTATGCAGTGAATTTTCTACAGACCGCGTCGTTGTTGACGGAAATATCATTACAAGCCGTGGTCCGGGTACGGCTGAAGAATTTGCTCTAAAGTGCATTGCCGAGATGGGTAGCACTGAACTTTCTGAACAAATCCAACGTCAAATCGTTGCTCGCTAA
- a CDS encoding NADH-quinone oxidoreductase subunit A — protein sequence MSEYIILSIFLFLGAFIAAAATVTGLLLGYRTKNTKNKMAPYECGMETIGNARIQFKVGYYLFALLFLVFDIEALFLFPVMMNFKEIMAGHTALPPSVVVIDLIIFIAILVSGLAYAWKKGILKWE from the coding sequence ATGTCTGAATACATCATACTTTCAATATTCCTTTTTCTGGGCGCGTTTATCGCGGCGGCGGCAACCGTCACAGGCCTATTGCTAGGCTACCGCACCAAGAATACAAAGAACAAGATGGCACCGTACGAATGCGGTATGGAAACCATCGGCAACGCAAGAATTCAGTTCAAGGTGGGCTACTACCTGTTCGCCTTGCTCTTCCTCGTGTTTGATATCGAAGCGCTGTTCCTCTTCCCCGTCATGATGAACTTCAAGGAAATCATGGCTGGCCACACGGCGCTCCCGCCATCAGTCGTCGTTATCGACCTTATCATCTTCATTGCGATTCTCGTTTCAGGTCTCGCCTATGCCTGGAAGAAAGGAATTCTCAAATGGGAATAA
- a CDS encoding type IA DNA topoisomerase, with protein MILLVAEKPSVANQHYKPMLERIEGEKFTQGDGCLIGKNHCITWCVGHLITLAPLDAYPGFEGGWRLSNLPLLPEKFKLMEIESTRKQLAVVRDMMARADVLVNGADAGREGNLIFDLILDYTPDFRKKQIKRLWVNSYVAKDLDKAWKNLEDATERLNLSYAARLRQRADWMVGLNATRAYTLTAGRGKMISVGRVQTPTLNLVVERDAIVEQFKELFYYSVVGTWKGFLAQLVKSETKEEKGDSGTPVDEKVAADKQSNLKVAIFEKEEPAQAVIDKCSPPEEAAIAKVDIQQKKQFPQKPFDLTELQKEGNKRFKYSAQQVLDCAQNLYEKKLLTYPRTDSQYLPDTMQQEAYALAQKLATPQEKSVMRSVNENFVFINSSKVTDHFAIIPTGEEPQNLPEMEENIYKLAKERFVQAWLKPYVWSEMEVLLDAANAEIFRLKLKRNEDLGFRALVKEEKKKPSKKKKGDTGTESGMTSDAKGADTESKGDGDDITNIVETFPEWNLGDHAPFDSLELQKKKKSKPKYFTEATLLAAMKTAGKQIENEELAEAMKERGLGTPATQAGIIETLKKRGFIEAQKNYLVSTQRGREVIALMDEKVKSPEMTGEWEFKLSQVEKGKLTPIEFRDGIVNYVKELFEHLHQKYASQFERETVTDAIPCPKCSSPLEIAPWGYICKNEECGFKAGHTIAGRTLSHAEMATLLKTGKSDLLSGFKSKKGTTFSATLTLGDDGNIGFEFSDDARAKTPTNYKCPKCGKTLLDSGNRLICEGSDVTTSNNENGDPTLTPDTAPTCDFVFYKTIAGHIMSDTEIAELFSNGTTEIISGFLTKKGTTFNAKVVWDKDFKATFAFENDGHFHGTETKFNCPLCKKKLEENKNAIFCPACNFTLFKSVAGKKLRVADIKALLTGGKTELLTGFKSKKGTEFDAYLKLGEDGRTNFEFVHRDLPCPCCGDQLRFRSGTTTQTPNGEVQTLAAYVCMNPACNYGIPKIFFKREFSDEEVETLLKNKSTPILEPFKKNDTTFRAALELREGGKIAFNKLTVEVIKKG; from the coding sequence ATGATTTTACTCGTCGCCGAAAAACCATCTGTCGCCAATCAACATTACAAGCCCATGTTGGAGCGTATCGAAGGGGAAAAGTTTACGCAAGGCGACGGGTGCCTCATCGGCAAGAACCATTGCATCACATGGTGCGTGGGTCACTTGATTACGCTTGCTCCGTTGGACGCCTACCCCGGTTTCGAGGGCGGTTGGCGACTTTCGAACTTGCCGCTTTTGCCCGAAAAATTCAAGTTGATGGAAATCGAGAGCACGCGAAAGCAGCTCGCGGTTGTGCGCGACATGATGGCAAGGGCGGATGTTCTTGTGAACGGCGCGGACGCGGGCCGTGAAGGTAATTTGATTTTCGACTTGATTCTCGACTACACGCCGGACTTTCGCAAAAAGCAGATCAAGCGTTTGTGGGTGAACAGCTATGTGGCGAAAGATTTGGACAAGGCTTGGAAGAATCTGGAAGACGCGACTGAGCGTTTGAACTTGAGCTATGCGGCAAGGCTCCGCCAGCGTGCCGACTGGATGGTCGGGCTGAATGCAACTCGTGCATACACGCTCACTGCCGGGCGCGGAAAGATGATTTCTGTGGGGCGCGTGCAGACACCGACGCTGAACTTGGTCGTGGAACGCGATGCAATTGTCGAGCAATTCAAGGAACTGTTTTATTACAGTGTTGTGGGAACGTGGAAAGGGTTCCTGGCGCAGCTCGTCAAAAGCGAAACGAAAGAGGAAAAAGGCGATTCCGGCACGCCTGTAGATGAGAAAGTCGCGGCAGACAAGCAAAGCAATTTAAAAGTTGCGATTTTCGAGAAAGAAGAGCCGGCGCAAGCTGTTATAGACAAATGTTCGCCGCCAGAAGAAGCGGCAATTGCAAAGGTTGACATCCAGCAAAAAAAACAGTTCCCGCAAAAGCCGTTCGACTTGACGGAACTGCAAAAAGAGGGCAACAAGCGTTTTAAATACAGCGCCCAACAAGTTCTCGATTGCGCACAAAACTTGTACGAAAAGAAGTTGCTCACCTACCCGCGTACGGACTCGCAATACCTGCCGGATACGATGCAGCAAGAAGCATACGCACTTGCACAAAAACTAGCCACGCCGCAAGAAAAATCAGTCATGCGTAGCGTGAACGAAAACTTTGTCTTCATCAACTCCAGTAAAGTCACAGACCACTTTGCCATTATCCCCACGGGAGAAGAGCCGCAAAACCTCCCTGAAATGGAAGAGAACATTTACAAGCTCGCGAAGGAACGCTTTGTGCAGGCTTGGCTCAAGCCGTATGTCTGGAGCGAAATGGAAGTTCTGCTGGATGCCGCCAACGCCGAAATCTTTAGGCTAAAACTCAAGAGGAATGAAGATTTAGGTTTCCGCGCACTCGTCAAGGAAGAAAAGAAGAAACCGTCGAAAAAGAAAAAAGGCGATACCGGAACAGAGTCCGGCATGACAAGCGATGCGAAGGGAGCAGATACCGAAAGCAAAGGCGATGGCGACGATATCACAAACATTGTCGAGACATTCCCGGAATGGAATCTCGGGGACCACGCGCCATTTGACAGTCTAGAACTGCAAAAGAAAAAGAAGAGCAAGCCTAAGTACTTCACCGAAGCGACGCTCCTTGCCGCAATGAAAACGGCGGGCAAGCAAATCGAAAACGAAGAACTTGCCGAAGCCATGAAAGAACGCGGTCTCGGAACGCCAGCCACGCAAGCTGGCATCATCGAAACGCTCAAAAAACGCGGATTCATCGAAGCGCAAAAGAATTACCTTGTCAGCACCCAACGCGGACGCGAAGTCATCGCGCTCATGGACGAAAAAGTCAAATCACCCGAAATGACCGGCGAATGGGAATTCAAGCTTTCGCAAGTCGAAAAAGGCAAACTCACGCCAATTGAATTCCGCGACGGCATCGTGAATTACGTCAAGGAACTCTTCGAACATCTGCACCAAAAATACGCAAGCCAATTCGAACGCGAAACCGTCACCGACGCCATTCCTTGCCCGAAATGTTCCAGCCCGTTGGAAATTGCGCCGTGGGGCTATATCTGCAAAAACGAAGAATGCGGCTTCAAGGCAGGCCACACGATTGCCGGCCGCACACTGAGCCACGCCGAAATGGCGACACTCCTGAAAACCGGCAAGTCCGATTTGCTCAGCGGTTTCAAGAGCAAAAAAGGAACGACATTCAGCGCCACGCTCACATTAGGCGATGACGGCAACATCGGCTTTGAATTTTCCGATGACGCCCGCGCCAAAACGCCGACCAATTACAAGTGTCCCAAGTGCGGCAAGACGCTTTTGGATTCCGGGAACCGCCTCATCTGCGAAGGGAGCGACGTCACCACATCGAACAACGAAAATGGCGACCCGACGCTCACACCGGACACAGCCCCGACTTGCGACTTCGTATTTTACAAGACAATTGCCGGGCACATCATGAGCGACACAGAAATTGCAGAACTTTTCAGCAACGGCACGACCGAAATCATCAGCGGATTCTTGACCAAGAAAGGCACGACCTTCAACGCCAAAGTCGTCTGGGACAAGGATTTCAAGGCGACATTCGCTTTCGAAAACGATGGACATTTCCACGGCACCGAAACCAAGTTCAACTGCCCGCTCTGCAAAAAGAAACTCGAAGAAAACAAAAACGCCATTTTCTGCCCAGCTTGTAACTTTACCCTGTTCAAGTCCGTTGCAGGCAAAAAACTCCGCGTAGCAGACATCAAGGCTCTCCTCACCGGCGGCAAGACCGAACTTTTAACCGGATTCAAGAGCAAGAAAGGGACGGAATTCGATGCCTACCTAAAACTCGGTGAAGACGGTCGCACAAATTTTGAATTTGTCCACAGAGACCTCCCCTGCCCTTGTTGCGGCGACCAACTGCGTTTCCGTAGCGGCACGACCACGCAAACGCCAAACGGCGAAGTGCAAACGCTTGCGGCATACGTGTGCATGAACCCCGCCTGCAATTACGGGATTCCCAAAATATTCTTCAAACGCGAGTTTTCCGACGAAGAAGTCGAAACGCTCCTCAAGAACAAATCCACACCGATCCTTGAACCGTTCAAGAAAAACGACACGACATTCAGGGCTGCGCTAGAACTGCGCGAAGGCGGCAAGATTGCGTTCAACAAGCTCACCGTAGAAGTGATTAAGAAAGGGTAA
- a CDS encoding bifunctional (p)ppGpp synthetase/guanosine-3',5'-bis(diphosphate) 3'-pyrophosphohydrolase, producing MLLKKNPKLDEGILRKAIAFIADAHDGQYRKSGMPYTEHPYEVAKILADLKQDQATVLAGLLHDVVEDTPHTLSEISELFGEDTAFMVDAVTKITAVQEASKTAQKASTYRKLITAMAKDPRVIMIKIADRIHNMRTMRYMKPEKRKIIAQETLDIYVPLTHRFGLYKLKTELEDLSFKYVNPDEYQKLVDALIENKEKRENYVQSVIGPLQIKMALEDFDCTIQGRTKNIYSIYNKMIARGCGFEDIFDIFAIRIIVETIPECYLALGYVHNLWTPLQSRFKDYIATPKPNLYQSIHTTVIGPENKMVEVQIRTKDMDLTAEKGFAAHWAYKMETQHEGEELAWLDHMVKLQSEISDSKEYLDFLKVDLKPEGMTVFTPKGASVELPEGAIVLDFAFAVHTELGLHCIGARINDKVVSLDEPVPHGATIQILKSPNQEPSPEWLEMVKTIKAKQELRKWMKTSIITQSRSLGKEIWTRELRLLKIEKDKRPKEEDILKNFGMTSLNEFFEKIGQGELPLQDIHRFLNGGNDISKETAAIRFYPKFGKDMDNTLTDEMPLMIGQETSLLIHFASCCGPVPGDKIVGVMRPQIGIEVHKSDCPCLKDLPTDQRLPVDWSADVSKPFTTHLTIETDNRRNLPLSILMVLKDENLSLDRMSIASAQYTGRIRMEFKAFRKDQVDAIVAKIRQVEGVRGVEKA from the coding sequence GTGCTCCTTAAGAAGAATCCCAAACTTGACGAAGGGATTCTCAGAAAAGCTATAGCCTTTATTGCCGATGCCCACGATGGTCAATACCGCAAGAGCGGCATGCCCTACACAGAACACCCTTACGAAGTGGCCAAGATTCTTGCAGACCTCAAGCAAGACCAGGCAACGGTACTCGCAGGCTTATTGCACGACGTGGTGGAAGACACCCCGCATACCCTCAGTGAAATTTCTGAACTTTTTGGCGAAGACACGGCGTTTATGGTCGATGCGGTGACAAAGATTACCGCAGTCCAAGAAGCAAGCAAGACGGCGCAAAAGGCAAGTACCTACCGTAAGCTCATTACGGCCATGGCCAAAGACCCGCGCGTCATCATGATTAAAATCGCAGACCGCATCCACAACATGCGCACCATGCGATACATGAAGCCCGAAAAGCGCAAGATTATCGCCCAGGAAACGCTCGACATTTACGTACCGCTCACCCATAGATTCGGTCTATACAAACTGAAAACCGAACTCGAAGACTTGAGCTTCAAGTACGTAAACCCGGACGAATACCAAAAGCTCGTCGACGCCCTTATCGAGAACAAGGAAAAGCGCGAAAACTACGTGCAATCCGTGATTGGCCCGCTCCAGATCAAGATGGCTCTCGAAGACTTCGACTGCACCATCCAGGGACGCACCAAGAACATATACAGCATCTATAACAAGATGATTGCCCGCGGTTGCGGGTTCGAAGACATCTTTGACATTTTCGCCATCCGCATTATCGTCGAAACGATTCCGGAATGCTACCTCGCTCTGGGTTACGTTCACAACCTCTGGACGCCGCTGCAAAGCCGCTTCAAGGACTACATCGCGACCCCGAAGCCTAACCTTTACCAGAGTATCCATACAACCGTCATCGGTCCCGAAAACAAGATGGTCGAAGTCCAGATCCGCACAAAGGACATGGACTTAACCGCCGAAAAGGGATTTGCCGCCCACTGGGCCTACAAGATGGAAACGCAGCACGAAGGTGAAGAACTCGCCTGGCTCGATCACATGGTCAAGCTGCAATCCGAAATCTCGGACTCCAAGGAATACCTCGACTTCTTGAAAGTGGACTTGAAGCCCGAAGGCATGACGGTGTTCACCCCGAAGGGAGCATCCGTTGAACTCCCCGAAGGCGCCATCGTTTTGGACTTTGCATTTGCAGTACACACGGAGCTCGGCCTGCACTGCATCGGAGCACGCATTAACGACAAGGTCGTGAGCCTCGATGAACCCGTGCCGCACGGTGCCACCATCCAGATTTTAAAGAGCCCGAACCAGGAACCGAGCCCGGAATGGCTTGAAATGGTCAAGACCATCAAGGCAAAGCAGGAGCTCCGCAAGTGGATGAAGACAAGCATCATCACGCAATCCCGCAGCCTCGGTAAAGAAATCTGGACTCGCGAACTGCGCCTCCTGAAAATTGAAAAGGACAAACGCCCGAAGGAAGAGGACATCCTCAAGAACTTCGGCATGACGAGCCTCAACGAATTTTTCGAGAAAATCGGCCAGGGCGAACTGCCGCTCCAGGACATCCACCGTTTCTTGAACGGCGGAAACGACATATCCAAGGAAACCGCAGCCATCCGCTTCTATCCGAAATTCGGAAAGGACATGGACAACACGCTCACCGACGAAATGCCGTTGATGATTGGCCAAGAAACCAGTCTTCTCATCCATTTCGCAAGCTGCTGCGGCCCTGTTCCGGGTGATAAGATTGTCGGCGTGATGCGCCCGCAAATCGGTATTGAAGTCCACAAGAGCGACTGCCCTTGCCTCAAGGACTTGCCGACCGACCAACGCCTCCCTGTCGACTGGAGCGCCGACGTTTCGAAGCCATTTACCACGCACCTCACGATTGAAACAGACAACCGCAGGAACTTGCCGTTAAGCATCCTGATGGTTCTGAAAGACGAGAACTTGTCGCTGGATAGAATGAGTATCGCCAGTGCCCAGTACACGGGACGCATCCGTATGGAATTCAAGGCGTTCCGCAAGGACCAGGTCGATGCCATTGTGGCCAAGATAAGGCAAGTCGAGGGCGTCAGAGGGGTTGAAAAAGCATGA
- the sufB gene encoding Fe-S cluster assembly protein SufB, producing MSENYKYGFVTDIENEAFEKGLNEDIIRRASALRGEPQFMLDFRLRAYEKLKTMEQPNWGELHFNPVDLQDIVYYSAPKTKKSHEKIEDVDPELLATFEKLGIPLDEQKRLANVAVDAVFDSVSIYTSHKKKLMEMGIIFCSISDAIKEYPELIEEYLGSVVPAGDNYFAALNSAVFGDGSFVYIPPGVKCPMDLSTYFRINNKEAGQFERTLIIADDDASVSYLEGCTAPEFSSKQLHSAIVELVAKENAKIKYSTVQNWYAGDRETGAGGVYNFVTKRGKCAGKNSRISWTQVETGSAITWKYPSCILQGDNSVGEFYSVALTNGHMQADTGTKMIHIGKNTKSTIISKGISADCSSNAYRGEVSIRKSATGARNYTQCDSMLVGTKSAAHTFPYITVANASAQTEHEATTSRISEDQLFYFESRGIKREDAIQAMVGGFCKDVFKELPGEFATEARQLLTLKLEHSVG from the coding sequence ATGAGCGAAAACTATAAATACGGATTTGTCACTGATATTGAGAACGAAGCCTTCGAAAAAGGCCTTAACGAGGATATCATCCGCAGGGCGTCAGCGCTTCGCGGCGAACCGCAATTTATGCTCGATTTTCGCTTGAGAGCCTACGAAAAGCTCAAGACGATGGAACAGCCCAACTGGGGCGAGCTCCACTTCAATCCTGTCGATTTGCAGGACATCGTTTACTATTCCGCGCCGAAGACCAAGAAGAGCCACGAAAAGATCGAAGACGTGGACCCGGAACTCTTGGCGACTTTTGAAAAGCTCGGCATCCCGCTCGACGAACAGAAGCGACTCGCGAACGTCGCCGTCGATGCCGTGTTCGATTCCGTCAGCATTTACACAAGCCACAAGAAGAAGCTCATGGAAATGGGCATCATCTTCTGCTCCATCAGCGACGCCATCAAGGAATACCCGGAACTCATCGAGGAATATCTGGGTAGCGTGGTCCCCGCTGGCGACAACTACTTTGCGGCCCTCAACAGCGCGGTCTTTGGCGACGGAAGCTTCGTCTATATTCCGCCTGGAGTCAAGTGCCCCATGGACCTTTCCACCTACTTCCGCATCAACAACAAGGAAGCAGGCCAGTTCGAACGCACATTGATTATCGCCGATGACGACGCCAGCGTAAGCTACCTCGAAGGCTGCACCGCGCCGGAATTCAGCAGCAAGCAGCTCCACAGCGCCATCGTGGAACTCGTGGCCAAAGAAAACGCCAAAATCAAGTATTCTACCGTGCAGAACTGGTACGCCGGCGACCGCGAAACGGGCGCAGGCGGCGTGTACAACTTCGTCACGAAGCGTGGCAAATGCGCAGGCAAGAACAGCCGCATCAGCTGGACGCAGGTCGAAACGGGTTCCGCCATCACGTGGAAGTACCCGAGCTGCATCTTGCAGGGCGACAATTCCGTCGGTGAATTCTACAGCGTGGCCCTCACGAACGGCCACATGCAGGCAGACACCGGCACGAAGATGATCCACATCGGCAAGAACACCAAGAGCACGATTATTTCGAAGGGCATCAGCGCGGACTGCTCTAGCAACGCCTACCGTGGCGAAGTGAGCATCCGTAAGTCCGCTACAGGCGCCCGCAACTACACCCAGTGCGATAGCATGCTCGTCGGCACCAAGAGCGCCGCCCACACGTTCCCCTACATCACCGTCGCAAACGCAAGCGCCCAAACCGAGCACGAAGCTACGACCAGCCGCATCAGCGAAGACCAGCTGTTCTACTTTGAGAGCCGCGGCATCAAACGTGAAGATGCCATACAAGCGATGGTCGGCGGATTCTGCAAGGACGTGTTCAAGGAACTCCCCGGCGAGTTCGCTACAGAGGCCCGCCAACTGTTGACTTTAAAACTCGAACATAGCGTCGGATAA
- the thrH gene encoding bifunctional phosphoserine phosphatase/homoserine phosphotransferase ThrH, translating to MFTKQCVVTLDLEGVLAPEIWIAVAEKTGIKDLRLTTRDIPDYDVLMKGRIKILERENIKLSDIQNVIANLGLLDGARDFMDTLRDEAQVIILSDTFQEFAYPIMKNLGFPTIFCHNLVVENDMIKGYHLRMSDQKTKVVKHLQELNFKVFASGDSFNDTGMLKQADKGCFFCAPDSIVAQFPQLEATKTYAELLDKFHKFQDSL from the coding sequence ATGTTTACTAAGCAATGTGTTGTCACTCTTGACCTGGAAGGCGTTCTTGCACCAGAAATCTGGATTGCCGTCGCCGAAAAGACGGGCATCAAGGACCTCCGCCTCACCACTCGCGACATTCCCGACTACGATGTGCTCATGAAGGGCCGCATCAAGATTCTCGAACGCGAAAACATCAAGCTCTCTGACATCCAGAACGTTATCGCAAACCTCGGACTCCTCGATGGTGCCCGTGACTTTATGGACACGCTCCGCGACGAAGCTCAGGTGATCATTCTCTCGGATACATTCCAGGAATTCGCCTACCCCATCATGAAAAATCTCGGATTCCCGACAATTTTCTGCCACAATCTCGTGGTCGAAAACGACATGATCAAGGGTTATCACTTGCGCATGAGCGACCAGAAGACGAAGGTCGTAAAGCACTTGCAGGAACTCAACTTCAAGGTGTTTGCCTCGGGCGATTCCTTCAACGACACGGGCATGCTCAAGCAGGCCGACAAGGGCTGCTTCTTCTGCGCTCCGGATTCCATCGTGGCACAGTTCCCGCAGCTCGAAGCCACAAAGACCTACGCAGAACTTTTGGACAAATTCCATAAGTTCCAGGATTCGCTGTAA
- a CDS encoding Hsp33 family molecular chaperone HslO: MNFKDRIIRATGKKTPFRLIVVDLTETMNEIGRHHNAKGFALKLLAENSIASIFLSAGLKFAGTVSYTTTFGGEITKIQTDSTPMGLVRAMIPQTELQAIGANEPALVPQHVQVVKLNEQGKRVHESIIEAPSVSVGQNLATYLLQSEQIRTAVGIEAQYNTQDPSVLDYAAGFYIEAFPDLEDKDINLIEVIVQNLPKFCDMYKADKGFDLDELLDQLRGPYDIEVVREIDPKPFCPCSKDRMLATLATLPLKDLQELSSENKDLNVVCDFCRTNYTITPADMQEIIDERNKKI, from the coding sequence ATGAATTTTAAAGACAGAATCATCCGTGCGACGGGCAAAAAAACGCCCTTCCGCCTTATCGTGGTCGATTTAACAGAGACCATGAATGAAATCGGCCGCCACCACAACGCCAAGGGTTTTGCCCTCAAGTTGCTTGCCGAAAACTCCATTGCAAGCATATTCTTGAGCGCAGGCCTTAAATTCGCAGGTACAGTTTCCTATACCACTACTTTTGGTGGCGAAATCACAAAGATTCAAACAGACTCGACTCCGATGGGTCTTGTCCGCGCCATGATTCCGCAGACTGAACTCCAGGCAATCGGAGCAAACGAACCCGCCCTCGTGCCTCAGCACGTGCAAGTCGTAAAGTTGAACGAACAGGGCAAGCGCGTTCACGAAAGCATTATCGAAGCTCCGTCCGTTTCTGTGGGTCAGAACCTCGCCACATACCTTTTGCAGTCCGAACAGATTCGCACTGCCGTTGGAATCGAAGCCCAGTACAACACTCAGGACCCGAGCGTTCTCGATTATGCCGCAGGCTTCTACATCGAAGCTTTCCCGGACCTCGAGGACAAGGACATCAACCTAATCGAAGTCATCGTGCAGAATCTCCCGAAGTTCTGTGACATGTACAAGGCAGACAAGGGCTTTGACCTTGATGAACTTCTGGACCAGCTCCGCGGACCGTACGACATCGAAGTGGTGCGCGAAATCGACCCGAAGCCCTTCTGCCCGTGCAGCAAGGACCGCATGCTCGCTACACTTGCAACGCTCCCGCTCAAGGATTTGCAAGAACTCAGCAGCGAAAACAAGGACTTGAACGTTGTCTGCGACTTCTGCCGCACAAACTACACGATTACACCTGCCGACATGCAAGAAATTATAGACGAGAGAAATAAGAAAATATAG